One Deinococcus aestuarii DNA segment encodes these proteins:
- the hisD gene encoding histidinol dehydrogenase has translation MQVLQGDAARAALTRSFSDLPVPESVLDRNEQLYGERLSPTQVAQRILADVRERGDDALRDWTEKVDGFRPDALEVTREEIGAATVEPDLHDAIRLAVERVRSFYEGQPAHGFLEHGPDGALGQLVRPLGRVGVYVPGGLAPLVSSLIHTAVPARVAGVPEIVVTTPPARDGTVHPAILVAAREVGVSRVFRVGGAQGIAALAYGTASVPAVDKIAGPGNLFVVIAKRLVYGQTGIESLPGPTETLVVADDSADPRYVAADLLAQAEHLGAEPVLVSTSRDLLVEVQNQLNGQLEALPEPNRTWARDSVLSRMKIVLAADLDEALDLANLYAPEHLCLLTRDPWSLLGRVRRAGGVFLGEASMEALGDYVAGPSHVMPTGGTARFMSPVNVRDFQTIISVVGVNESTLRRIGPAAAVLARAEGLEAHARAIESRLTPEVPDAHPEATLAVLEEEVESGRGVRETDRLGPL, from the coding sequence ATGCAAGTCCTGCAAGGTGACGCCGCCCGCGCGGCCCTGACCCGAAGTTTTTCCGACCTGCCCGTGCCCGAGAGCGTCCTCGACCGCAACGAGCAGCTCTACGGCGAACGCCTCTCCCCCACCCAGGTCGCCCAGCGCATCCTCGCCGACGTCCGGGAACGCGGTGACGACGCCCTGCGCGACTGGACCGAGAAGGTGGACGGCTTCCGCCCCGACGCGCTGGAGGTGACCCGCGAGGAGATCGGGGCGGCGACGGTCGAGCCCGACCTCCACGACGCCATCCGGCTCGCGGTAGAACGCGTCCGGTCCTTTTACGAAGGGCAGCCCGCCCACGGCTTCCTGGAACATGGACCGGACGGGGCGCTGGGCCAGCTCGTGCGCCCGCTCGGGCGGGTGGGGGTGTACGTGCCGGGCGGCCTCGCGCCCCTGGTCAGCTCCCTGATCCACACGGCGGTCCCGGCGCGGGTGGCGGGCGTTCCCGAGATCGTGGTGACCACGCCCCCCGCGCGGGACGGCACGGTCCACCCCGCCATCCTCGTCGCGGCGCGGGAGGTCGGGGTGAGCCGCGTCTTCCGGGTCGGCGGCGCGCAGGGGATCGCCGCGCTGGCCTACGGCACCGCCAGCGTCCCCGCCGTGGACAAGATCGCCGGGCCGGGCAACCTCTTCGTGGTGATCGCCAAGCGGCTGGTGTACGGGCAGACCGGCATCGAGAGCCTCCCCGGCCCGACCGAGACGCTGGTGGTCGCCGACGACAGCGCCGACCCCCGCTATGTGGCCGCCGACCTCCTCGCGCAGGCCGAGCACCTGGGGGCCGAGCCCGTCCTCGTCTCCACCAGCCGAGACCTCCTCGTGGAGGTGCAAAACCAACTGAACGGCCAGCTCGAAGCCCTGCCCGAACCCAACCGCACCTGGGCACGCGACAGTGTGCTGAGCCGCATGAAGATCGTTCTCGCCGCCGACCTCGACGAGGCGCTCGACCTCGCCAACCTGTACGCGCCGGAGCATCTGTGCCTGCTCACCCGCGATCCGTGGAGCCTGCTCGGGCGGGTGCGGCGGGCGGGCGGCGTCTTCCTCGGCGAGGCGAGCATGGAGGCGCTGGGCGATTACGTCGCCGGGCCCAGCCACGTCATGCCCACCGGGGGCACGGCCCGCTTCATGAGCCCCGTCAACGTCCGCGACTTCCAGACCATCATCAGCGTCGTCGGCGTCAACGAATCCACCCTGCGCCGCATCGGCCCCGCCGCCGCCGTCCTCGCCCGCGCCGAGGGGCTGGAGGCCCACGCCCGCGCCATCGAGAGCCGCCTGACCCCGGAGGTGCCCGACGCGCACCCGGAGGCCACCCTGGCGGTGCTGGAGGAAGAGGTGGAGTCGGGACGGGGGGTGAGGGAGACGGACCGGCTGGGGCCGCTGTAG
- a CDS encoding cytochrome c oxidase assembly protein: MSIPTDLSPGLGSLLALRFDPLVWLPVLAAAGWYGWRFAQSRRTPEGRARWPAWKAVLFGLGVALLILATQSAATNLTLNSMALYMGRLMVLAEVVPPLLILGLPRGVQIDPRRPLGRMLGVLLDPWVALAVWSAVIIFWNIPAGFNASVVTNTAGALLPSLYLLSSLLVWGVVLRPLPSVQPAGIGSRGWFGLLAALPMMAVAAVWLYSRQVLYTPYVGALCLWNLTPLENQQISGWIMMVAGVPALGLAFIQLMAWLIELTDGDARPPAAKG; this comes from the coding sequence GTGAGCATTCCCACCGATCTGAGCCCCGGCCTGGGCAGCCTGCTCGCCCTGCGGTTCGATCCCCTGGTGTGGCTGCCGGTCCTCGCGGCGGCGGGGTGGTACGGGTGGCGCTTCGCCCAGTCCCGGCGCACCCCCGAGGGCCGCGCCCGCTGGCCCGCCTGGAAGGCCGTGCTGTTCGGCCTCGGCGTGGCTCTCCTGATCCTCGCCACCCAGTCCGCCGCGACGAACCTCACGCTGAACAGCATGGCGCTGTACATGGGGCGGCTGATGGTCCTCGCGGAGGTCGTGCCGCCGCTGCTGATCCTGGGCCTGCCGCGCGGTGTCCAGATCGACCCCCGCCGTCCCCTTGGGCGGATGCTCGGCGTGCTGCTCGACCCGTGGGTGGCGCTCGCGGTGTGGTCCGCCGTCATCATCTTCTGGAATATTCCGGCGGGGTTCAATGCCAGCGTCGTCACGAATACCGCCGGGGCGCTGCTGCCCAGCCTCTACCTGCTGAGCAGCCTGCTCGTGTGGGGGGTCGTGCTGCGGCCGCTGCCGAGCGTGCAGCCTGCGGGGATCGGCTCTCGGGGATGGTTCGGGCTGCTCGCCGCGCTGCCGATGATGGCGGTGGCGGCGGTGTGGCTGTACTCGCGGCAGGTGCTGTACACGCCTTACGTCGGGGCGCTGTGTCTGTGGAACCTGACGCCGCTGGAAAACCAGCAGATCAGCGGGTGGATCATGATGGTGGCGGGGGTGCCCGCGCTGGGGCTGGCCTTCATCCAACTGATGGCGTGGCTGATCGAGTTGACGGACGGGGACGCTCGTCCTCCCGCGGCGAAAGGGTGA
- a CDS encoding SCO family protein: MTETSLPSTGSPPAARPWYVSALLAVCAVALVLGAAWGYARLRSPFPFYGTAVGSPTAAQDFSGTDQNGRAWTFRPGGSGRTTALFFGFTHCPNICPLSLAYLDKARQALPAAERERFDIVLVSVDPARDTPARLKEYVEFFGKATGVRVPEPALSGVARAYGVAYQQADVKGPQDYQINHTTGTYLIDASGKLRVLWDYTQLPQVDRVVRDIEYVMENPAS; the protein is encoded by the coding sequence ATGACCGAGACCTCCCTGCCCTCCACCGGCTCCCCGCCCGCCGCGCGGCCCTGGTACGTGTCGGCCCTCCTCGCCGTGTGCGCCGTCGCGCTGGTGCTGGGGGCGGCCTGGGGGTATGCCCGGCTCAGGAGCCCCTTCCCCTTCTACGGCACCGCCGTGGGCAGCCCGACCGCCGCTCAGGATTTCTCCGGCACCGACCAGAACGGCCGGGCCTGGACCTTCCGGCCGGGCGGGAGCGGGCGCACCACCGCCCTCTTTTTCGGCTTCACCCACTGCCCGAACATCTGCCCCCTCAGCCTCGCCTACCTCGACAAGGCGCGTCAGGCCCTGCCCGCCGCCGAGCGTGAGCGCTTCGACATCGTGCTCGTCAGCGTCGATCCGGCGCGCGACACGCCCGCCCGCCTCAAGGAATACGTCGAGTTCTTCGGCAAGGCGACGGGCGTGCGGGTGCCCGAGCCCGCCCTGTCCGGGGTCGCCCGCGCCTACGGGGTCGCCTACCAGCAGGCCGACGTGAAGGGCCCGCAGGACTACCAGATCAACCACACGACGGGCACGTACCTGATCGACGCCTCGGGCAAGCTGCGTGTGCTGTGGGACTACACCCAGCTTCCGCAGGTGGACCGGGTGGTGCGTGACATCGAGTACGTCATGGAGAACCCCGCCTCGTGA
- a CDS encoding copper chaperone PCu(A)C, whose translation MSTPTPLFVALALAAVVIPAAGQQAGHHLTGQTRPGAPAQAAALPLTAQEATVVAVPPGATETSVFMTLRNAGNTPVTLTGARSPLAGHTMLMKTQRDARGRTGMTAVKTLTVPARGTLTLSPTGDHLMLMDLTRPLKVGETVRLTLGAGPGRSLNVDAVVRKP comes from the coding sequence ATGTCCACCCCCACCCCCCTCTTCGTGGCCCTCGCGCTCGCCGCCGTCGTGATTCCCGCCGCCGGACAGCAGGCCGGGCACCACCTGACCGGGCAGACCCGGCCGGGCGCCCCGGCCCAGGCTGCTGCCCTGCCCCTGACGGCGCAGGAAGCGACCGTGGTCGCCGTGCCCCCCGGCGCCACCGAGACGAGCGTGTTCATGACCCTGCGCAACGCGGGGAATACCCCCGTCACCCTGACGGGCGCCCGCAGCCCCCTTGCTGGACACACCATGCTGATGAAGACGCAGCGGGACGCCCGGGGCCGCACGGGCATGACCGCCGTGAAGACCCTGACCGTTCCCGCACGCGGCACCCTGACGCTCTCCCCGACCGGCGACCACCTCATGCTGATGGACCTGACCCGGCCCCTCAAGGTCGGCGAGACCGTGCGCCTGACCCTCGGCGCGGGGCCGGGGCGCAGCCTGAACGTGGACGCCGTGGTCCGCAAACCCTGA